The Fusobacterium sp. JB019 genome has a segment encoding these proteins:
- a CDS encoding ABC transporter permease, with amino-acid sequence MNVKAHINKLGWPRIIIGLFLASMYISCPFLGLDLKAALNDTFIRFGMNAVLVLSLVPMIQAGTGLNFGMPLGVEAGLLGATISIELGAKGFNGFLVAILFAIIFGIIFGWIYGLILNKAKGGEMMIATYVGFSSVALMCIMWLILPFKSQDMIWAYGGSGLRTTISVENYWYRILEKVLNLKNINFPIGEVIIFIIFAFIISMFFKTKSGLAMKAVGTNEKFAKATGINIEKERIKSVVLSSMLAAIGIVIYQQSFGFVQLYLAPFYMAFPAIAAILIGGASVKKATILNVVIGTFLFQGILTMTPSVVNGIIKTDMSETIRIIVSNGMILYALTRKGEL; translated from the coding sequence ATGAATGTTAAAGCTCATATTAATAAATTAGGGTGGCCAAGGATAATTATAGGATTATTTTTAGCTTCAATGTATATAAGTTGTCCTTTTCTAGGATTAGATTTGAAAGCAGCATTGAACGATACATTTATTAGATTTGGAATGAACGCTGTTCTAGTATTATCTTTAGTTCCAATGATACAGGCAGGAACAGGTTTAAATTTTGGAATGCCTCTTGGAGTTGAAGCAGGATTATTAGGAGCAACAATAAGTATTGAACTAGGAGCTAAAGGATTTAATGGTTTCTTAGTAGCAATTCTATTTGCAATAATTTTCGGTATTATTTTTGGATGGATATATGGTCTTATCCTAAATAAAGCTAAAGGCGGAGAAATGATGATAGCAACATATGTTGGATTTTCATCAGTAGCTTTAATGTGTATAATGTGGTTAATTTTACCTTTTAAAAGCCAAGATATGATATGGGCTTATGGGGGATCAGGATTAAGAACAACAATAAGTGTAGAAAATTATTGGTACAGAATTTTAGAGAAAGTATTGAATTTAAAAAATATTAATTTTCCAATAGGAGAAGTTATTATTTTTATTATCTTTGCTTTTATTATAAGTATGTTTTTTAAAACAAAGTCAGGTTTAGCAATGAAAGCTGTTGGAACAAATGAAAAATTTGCAAAGGCTACAGGAATAAATATAGAAAAAGAAAGAATAAAATCAGTTGTACTTTCTAGTATGTTAGCAGCAATAGGAATAGTTATTTATCAACAAAGTTTTGGTTTTGTTCAATTATATTTAGCGCCATTCTATATGGCTTTTCCAGCTATAGCAGCAATATTAATCGGAGGAGCATCTGTAAAAAAAGCGACAATTTTAAATGTTGTAATTGGAACTTTTCTTTTTCAAGGAATTTTAACTATGACCCCAAGTGTTGTAAATGGAATCATAAAGACAGATATGTCTGAAACTATTAGGATTATAGTTTCTAATGGAATGATACTATATGCTCTTACAAGAAAGGGGGAGTTATAA
- a CDS encoding type III-B CRISPR module-associated Cmr3 family protein encodes MKYLVRLKPLDSFFFSGKNTFRFRNGEKRKEANHYIESEYYPQQTTLLGVIRKELLIKKGWFRENRNDYAKDIRDKKLNSSKLYSLVGKGSFNAKGKNDFGVIKNISPLFLYNDGKLYKENSLKEQLGKKKYDNFKDKNIKFKVSDKTARVYLGNQKKEGTFLLEEYDQKEEGVKEVVSIKNSGEKIKLSTIFKDDLRVGIDVNKKEAFYKQKFLRLEKNWEFSFILDLSEEIFDSNYENIVYIGAESKPFKMSIEKTEESLNDFLPDKGEIELLSDSIIKQEDYNTIVENSYFILGEFKYFKNFRVEDGKYQKSNPMLILKKGSIIFYKKDKSKIIKEKLENKEYKKIGYNYIIGGEE; translated from the coding sequence GTGAAATATTTAGTTAGATTAAAACCTTTAGATTCATTTTTCTTTTCTGGCAAAAATACTTTTAGATTTAGAAATGGAGAAAAAAGAAAAGAAGCAAACCACTATATTGAATCTGAATATTATCCTCAGCAAACGACTTTATTAGGAGTAATAAGAAAGGAACTTCTTATAAAAAAAGGATGGTTTAGAGAAAATAGGAATGATTATGCAAAAGATATTAGAGATAAAAAATTAAATTCATCTAAATTATATAGCTTAGTTGGAAAAGGAAGTTTTAATGCTAAAGGAAAAAATGATTTTGGTGTAATAAAAAACATATCTCCTTTATTTTTATATAATGATGGGAAATTATATAAAGAAAATTCATTAAAGGAACAATTAGGGAAGAAAAAATATGATAATTTTAAAGATAAAAATATAAAATTTAAAGTTAGTGATAAAACTGCTAGAGTTTACTTAGGAAACCAAAAAAAAGAAGGAACTTTTTTATTAGAAGAATATGACCAAAAAGAAGAAGGAGTAAAAGAAGTAGTTTCTATAAAAAATTCAGGTGAAAAAATAAAATTATCAACTATCTTTAAAGATGATTTAAGAGTAGGAATAGATGTAAATAAGAAAGAAGCTTTTTATAAACAAAAATTTTTAAGATTAGAAAAAAACTGGGAATTTTCTTTTATATTAGATTTGTCAGAAGAAATTTTTGATAGCAATTATGAAAACATAGTTTATATAGGAGCTGAAAGTAAACCTTTTAAAATGAGCATAGAAAAGACAGAAGAATCTTTAAATGATTTCTTGCCTGATAAGGGAGAAATAGAATTATTAAGTGATAGCATAATAAAACAAGAAGATTATAATACAATAGTTGAAAATTCATATTTTATTTTAGGTGAATTTAAATATTTCAAAAATTTTAGAGTGGAAGATGGAAAATATCAAAAATCTAATCCTATGTTGATATTAAAAAAAGGTTCAATTATTTTCTATAAAAAAGATAAAAGTAAAATTATAAAGGAAAAATTAGAAAATAAAGAATATAAAAAAATAGGATATAACTATATTATAGGGGGAGAGGAATAA
- the cmr4 gene encoding type III-B CRISPR module RAMP protein Cmr4, translating to MSTEMNRDLYIIECVTNLHVGSGDNDFGLIDNRVQRDVITGYPTINASSLKGAFASHFNNEKDKKRTKEGEAIFGRGNDTKKDEDKNFIGQGKYKFFPANLLAIPVRSSSRPYYLVTSDQIIEDYNEIHTLFKGEESNLKSNKDNKKENLDLEGEEVKAEKINFREKDIYVIEDKEFSKIVENLPVIARNHLDNGESKNLWYEEIVPRKSIFYFGIDKGVAEEGTKYEEDFNNEILFEYKDSEGNKKGEKNIIHIGGNVTVGFGACKIMKLGDIND from the coding sequence ATGAGTACTGAAATGAATAGAGATTTATATATAATAGAATGTGTAACAAATTTACATGTGGGTAGTGGCGATAATGATTTTGGACTTATAGATAATAGAGTACAAAGAGATGTAATAACTGGTTATCCTACTATTAATGCTTCTAGTTTAAAAGGAGCTTTTGCAAGTCACTTTAATAATGAAAAAGATAAAAAAAGAACAAAAGAAGGGGAAGCTATATTTGGAAGAGGGAATGATACTAAAAAAGATGAAGATAAAAACTTTATAGGTCAAGGAAAATATAAATTTTTTCCAGCTAACTTACTTGCAATCCCTGTAAGAAGTTCAAGTAGACCTTACTATCTAGTTACTTCAGATCAAATTATAGAAGATTATAATGAAATACATACTTTATTTAAAGGTGAAGAGTCTAATTTAAAATCAAATAAAGATAATAAAAAAGAAAATTTAGATTTAGAGGGTGAAGAAGTAAAAGCAGAGAAAATAAATTTTAGAGAGAAAGATATATATGTAATAGAAGATAAAGAATTTTCTAAGATTGTTGAAAATCTACCTGTAATAGCTAGAAATCATCTTGATAATGGAGAAAGCAAAAACTTATGGTATGAAGAAATAGTTCCAAGAAAATCAATTTTTTACTTTGGTATTGACAAAGGAGTAGCTGAGGAAGGAACAAAATATGAGGAAGATTTTAATAACGAAATATTATTTGAATATAAAGACAGTGAAGGAAATAAAAAAGGGGAGAAAAATATAATCCATATAGGGGGAAATGTAACTGTAGGATTTGGAGCTTGTAAAATAATGAAATTAGGTGATATTAATGATTAA
- the cmr6 gene encoding type III-B CRISPR module RAMP protein Cmr6, whose translation MNDIKEYKGNIGYLFYKKMYNELSEKGQVKNDFWKELNKLRKEKDNKEKVKKEIKDILNPTRKPNEDFFVVKTNEIKNYKVKNSEIIELGNSSLKLKTTYPGLLLGSGYSHDTGLEGDFKLGFYFDYTTGLPIIPGSSIKGVLRSVFKHEDYIKDLLINKENLDIKKLEQEIFDYRDIFYDAEIETEDKKIFGEDYLCPHGENPLKNPTPLKFLKVLPGITFKFQFELKNGLITAEEKNELFRKILLDIGVGAKTNVSYGQFDRKASDEEKEKEKKLKEEADKKKQEEAAKKKQEEIKKLSQPDQDIYYLNLEEFRDENKLKGILDRLKDYNSEDKKRVAFSLKEKYKSLGKWDGKQSKKQTEKKNLIESILKEE comes from the coding sequence ATGAATGATATCAAGGAATATAAAGGAAATATTGGTTACCTTTTTTATAAAAAAATGTATAATGAACTTTCTGAAAAAGGACAAGTAAAAAATGATTTTTGGAAAGAATTAAATAAATTAAGAAAAGAAAAAGATAATAAAGAAAAAGTAAAAAAAGAAATTAAAGATATTTTAAATCCCACAAGGAAACCTAATGAAGATTTTTTTGTTGTTAAAACAAATGAAATCAAAAATTATAAAGTCAAGAATTCAGAAATCATAGAGTTAGGAAATAGCTCTTTAAAATTAAAGACTACTTATCCTGGACTTTTACTTGGAAGTGGCTACTCTCATGACACAGGATTAGAGGGAGATTTTAAATTAGGATTTTATTTTGACTATACTACAGGACTTCCAATTATACCAGGATCATCTATAAAGGGAGTATTAAGAAGTGTATTTAAACATGAAGATTATATAAAAGATTTATTAATAAATAAAGAAAATCTAGATATAAAAAAATTAGAACAAGAAATATTTGATTATAGAGATATTTTTTATGATGCTGAAATAGAAACTGAAGATAAAAAAATATTTGGTGAAGATTACTTGTGTCCTCATGGGGAAAATCCTTTAAAAAATCCGACACCTCTAAAATTTTTAAAAGTGTTGCCAGGGATAACTTTTAAATTTCAATTTGAATTAAAAAATGGTTTAATAACAGCAGAAGAAAAGAATGAATTATTTAGAAAAATTTTATTAGATATAGGAGTTGGGGCTAAAACAAATGTTAGTTATGGTCAATTTGATAGAAAGGCTTCAGATGAAGAAAAAGAAAAAGAGAAAAAATTAAAAGAAGAAGCTGATAAAAAAAAGCAAGAGGAAGCAGCAAAAAAAAAGCAAGAAGAAATAAAAAAATTATCACAACCTGATCAAGATATATATTACTTGAATTTAGAAGAATTTAGAGATGAAAATAAATTAAAAGGTATTCTTGATAGATTAAAAGATTATAATTCAGAAGATAAAAAAAGAGTAGCGTTTTCACTAAAAGAAAAATATAAATCTTTAGGAAAATGGGATGGAAAACAAAGTAAAAAACAAACTGAAAAAAAGAATTTAATTGAGTCTATATTGAAGGAGGAATAA
- a CDS encoding Na+/H+ antiporter NhaC family protein, giving the protein MKSKIEKKYGASSFLPLVVFLVLYIGSGLFFTAIGAEGAFKKFPRHVALLAGVVVGMVMNRSKSMEEKLEIFAKNSGNPGVMTIGLIYLLAGGFQGAAKAMGGVQSVVNLGLTFIPGFALVPGIFIMSAIISTAIGTSMGTVAAMAPIAIGLATTAKLNLPVTCAAVICGAYFGDNLSMISDTTISAAKGVGSEMKDKFKMNFFIALPAAIIAAILYGVFSGGADLTGEYPFHIIRIIPYFVVLAAALSGFNVAGVLFIGIGMTGIIGIMQGTVDFLGWISAIGGGMSDMFSITIVAILVSGILGIVKENGGVDWMVKGITSRIKDRKGAEYGIGLLSGILSAALVNNTIAIIISAPIAKEIGKNYGIAPKRLASLIDIFACAFISVLPYDGGMLIVTGLAKTVSPLEVMKYMFYMFALIIMTSITIQFGLLRTPEEKKFLEKN; this is encoded by the coding sequence ATGAAAAGTAAAATTGAAAAAAAATATGGAGCGTCATCATTTTTACCGTTAGTAGTATTTTTAGTACTTTATATAGGCAGTGGATTATTTTTTACAGCAATAGGAGCAGAAGGAGCATTTAAAAAATTTCCTAGACATGTTGCATTGCTTGCAGGTGTAGTTGTAGGTATGGTAATGAATAGATCTAAATCAATGGAAGAAAAGTTAGAGATATTTGCTAAAAATTCTGGGAATCCAGGAGTTATGACAATAGGTCTTATTTATTTGCTTGCAGGTGGATTTCAAGGAGCAGCAAAAGCAATGGGAGGAGTTCAATCAGTAGTAAATTTAGGTTTAACTTTTATACCAGGATTTGCATTAGTTCCAGGAATATTTATAATGTCAGCTATAATTTCAACAGCGATTGGAACTTCTATGGGAACAGTTGCAGCAATGGCTCCTATAGCTATAGGATTAGCAACAACAGCAAAACTTAATTTGCCAGTTACTTGTGCAGCTGTTATATGTGGAGCTTATTTTGGTGATAATTTATCAATGATTTCTGATACAACTATCTCTGCTGCTAAAGGGGTTGGATCTGAAATGAAAGATAAATTTAAAATGAATTTCTTTATTGCATTACCAGCAGCAATAATTGCAGCTATTTTATACGGTGTATTTAGTGGTGGCGCAGATTTAACAGGAGAATATCCATTTCATATAATAAGAATAATTCCATATTTTGTTGTTTTAGCAGCAGCTCTTTCAGGATTTAATGTAGCTGGAGTTCTATTTATAGGAATTGGAATGACTGGTATAATTGGAATAATGCAAGGAACGGTGGATTTTTTAGGCTGGATATCAGCTATAGGTGGAGGAATGTCAGATATGTTTAGTATTACAATAGTAGCTATTCTTGTTTCTGGTATTCTTGGAATTGTGAAAGAAAATGGTGGAGTAGATTGGATGGTTAAAGGAATAACTTCTAGAATTAAAGATCGTAAAGGTGCAGAATATGGAATAGGACTGTTATCAGGTATTTTATCTGCAGCTTTAGTAAATAATACTATTGCGATAATTATTTCAGCTCCAATAGCTAAGGAAATAGGTAAAAATTATGGTATTGCTCCAAAAAGATTAGCAAGTTTAATAGATATTTTTGCTTGTGCTTTTATATCAGTATTACCTTATGATGGAGGAATGTTAATTGTTACAGGATTAGCAAAGACAGTATCTCCTTTAGAGGTTATGAAATATATGTTCTATATGTTTGCTTTAATAATAATGACTAGTATAACTATACAATTTGGGTTATTAAGAACTCCAGAAGAAAAAAAGTTTTTAGAAAAAAATTAA
- a CDS encoding type III-B CRISPR module-associated protein Cmr5 — MINKKKVEEYIPKVIKLIEEEFKDSNKGLPKELTGYITSFGAAIIQSGLIPAVAFYEREESNGSDETSKNRKKLMRIIGKLLYEDFKQDNLLLEKLIDEHNKIKKDDIINASVAIKLVIRLYKKLDETGDINE, encoded by the coding sequence ATGATTAATAAAAAGAAAGTAGAAGAATATATACCTAAGGTAATAAAATTAATAGAAGAAGAATTTAAAGATAGTAATAAAGGATTGCCGAAAGAATTAACAGGATATATAACAAGTTTTGGAGCAGCAATAATTCAAAGTGGTTTGATACCTGCTGTAGCTTTTTATGAAAGAGAAGAGTCAAATGGTAGTGATGAAACATCTAAAAATAGAAAAAAATTAATGAGAATAATAGGGAAATTATTATATGAAGATTTCAAACAAGATAATTTGTTATTAGAAAAATTAATTGATGAGCATAACAAAATAAAAAAAGATGATATAATTAATGCTTCAGTAGCTATAAAATTAGTGATAAGATTATATAAAAAACTTGATGAAACAGGTGATATTAATGAATGA
- a CDS encoding sugar ABC transporter ATP-binding protein, protein MEEKLLEIKNLSKSFGENTVLKDINFNIKEGEIIGLVGENGAGKSTLMKIIFGMSVIKDTGGYKGEIKVNGKVVNFSNPFEALEEGIGMVHQEFSLIPGFKASENIVLNRESTKKSFLENFFGEGVTRLDVDANTNRSEKAIDKLGLKINSEEVITNMPVAHMQFIEIAREIEREKTKLLILDEPTAVLTEKESEILIETIKKLSKKGISIIFITHRLDEIIEACDKVVVLRDGLMIKSIPTSETNVEEITQWMIGRKVESNKEKTSDKEIDEENIILELKNFNVDMPGERVKNLNLKVRKGEILGLAGMAGQGKIGIANGVMGLYLSSGEVKFKGEDIKTNLPAEPLKKGMFFVSEDRKGVGLILDESISMNIAYPSIQIKKQFLKSFGKVFNYRDIKEITNNANDYIKKLKIKCMDSEQRVAELSGGNQQKVCLAKAFTMDPELMFVSEPTRGIDVGAKKLVLDILEKYNKENKTTIIITSSEVEELRMICDRIAVVNEGKVAAILPATADIIEIGKHMVGVGGDK, encoded by the coding sequence ATGGAAGAAAAATTATTGGAAATAAAGAATTTATCTAAATCTTTTGGTGAAAATACAGTTTTAAAAGATATAAATTTTAATATAAAAGAGGGAGAAATAATAGGGCTTGTTGGAGAAAATGGAGCTGGAAAATCAACATTAATGAAAATAATCTTCGGTATGTCTGTTATAAAAGATACAGGAGGATATAAAGGGGAAATAAAAGTAAATGGAAAAGTTGTTAATTTTAGTAATCCTTTTGAAGCCTTAGAAGAAGGGATTGGAATGGTTCACCAAGAATTTTCTTTGATCCCTGGATTCAAAGCTAGTGAAAATATAGTTTTAAATAGAGAAAGCACAAAAAAAAGTTTTTTAGAGAATTTTTTTGGAGAAGGTGTAACAAGACTAGATGTTGACGCAAATACAAATAGATCAGAAAAAGCAATCGATAAATTAGGATTAAAGATTAATAGTGAAGAAGTTATAACAAATATGCCTGTAGCTCATATGCAATTTATAGAGATAGCTAGAGAAATAGAAAGAGAAAAAACAAAACTGCTAATACTAGATGAACCAACAGCAGTATTAACAGAAAAAGAATCTGAAATCTTAATAGAAACTATAAAAAAATTGTCTAAAAAAGGGATTTCTATTATTTTTATAACTCATAGATTAGATGAAATAATTGAAGCATGTGATAAAGTTGTAGTTTTAAGAGATGGTTTAATGATAAAATCAATTCCAACAAGTGAGACTAATGTTGAAGAGATAACTCAATGGATGATTGGAAGAAAAGTAGAATCAAATAAAGAAAAAACTAGTGATAAAGAAATAGATGAAGAAAATATTATTTTAGAATTGAAAAATTTTAATGTTGATATGCCAGGAGAAAGAGTTAAAAATTTAAACTTGAAAGTTAGAAAAGGAGAAATTTTAGGACTAGCAGGAATGGCAGGACAAGGGAAAATTGGTATAGCAAATGGAGTTATGGGATTATATTTATCTAGCGGAGAAGTAAAATTTAAAGGAGAAGATATAAAAACTAATCTTCCAGCAGAACCTCTTAAAAAAGGAATGTTTTTTGTATCGGAAGACAGAAAAGGTGTGGGATTAATTCTTGATGAATCAATATCAATGAACATAGCTTATCCTTCAATCCAAATAAAAAAACAATTTTTAAAATCATTTGGAAAAGTTTTTAATTATAGAGATATAAAAGAAATAACAAATAATGCCAATGATTATATTAAAAAATTAAAAATAAAATGTATGGACAGTGAGCAAAGAGTAGCAGAACTTAGTGGTGGAAATCAACAAAAAGTATGTTTAGCTAAAGCGTTTACAATGGATCCAGAATTAATGTTTGTTTCAGAACCAACAAGAGGGATTGATGTAGGAGCAAAAAAATTAGTATTAGATATTCTAGAAAAATATAACAAAGAAAATAAAACAACAATCATAATTACTTCATCTGAAGTTGAAGAATTAAGAATGATTTGTGATAGAATAGCTGTAGTAAATGAGGGTAAGGTCGCCGCAATATTACCTGCAACAGCTGATATTATTGAAATTGGAAAACATATGGTTGGTGTAGGGGGTGATAAATAA
- a CDS encoding DUF3798 domain-containing protein produces MKKILVTLLLSLMSIVSFAEAKFHVGIVSGTVSQSEDALRGAEAVIEKYGDSKNGGMITHITYPDNFMQEMETTISQITALASDPKMKAIVVTEAIPGTVEAFRRVRAKRPDILLFDNSTHEDPEMVSEVADLSLYPDAVARGYLIVKAAKEMGADKFAHISFPRHLSYEMLSRRRNIMKETAKDLGMEFIDISAPDPVSDVGVAGAQQYILEQVPNWLNKYGKKTAFFATNDAHTEPLLKRIAEEGGYFVEADMPSPTMGYPGALGIKFDDSEKGNWPKILDKVEKTVLAKGAAGRMGTWAYSYNFSCAVALVDHAVNVIEGKSELLDFDSIMETLGAATPGAGWNGSYLTDSDDIEKENFLLIYQDTYVFGKGYLGMTDVEVPEKYFGVK; encoded by the coding sequence ATGAAGAAAATATTAGTAACTTTGTTATTATCGCTTATGTCTATTGTTTCTTTTGCTGAAGCTAAATTTCATGTTGGAATAGTTTCAGGAACAGTTTCACAGTCAGAGGATGCATTAAGAGGTGCAGAAGCGGTTATTGAAAAATATGGTGATTCTAAAAATGGAGGTATGATAACTCATATAACTTATCCAGATAATTTCATGCAAGAAATGGAAACAACAATTTCTCAAATAACAGCATTAGCTTCAGATCCTAAAATGAAAGCTATAGTTGTAACAGAAGCAATTCCAGGAACTGTTGAGGCTTTTAGAAGAGTAAGAGCAAAAAGACCAGATATATTATTATTTGATAACTCAACTCATGAAGATCCAGAAATGGTATCAGAAGTAGCGGACTTATCTTTATATCCTGATGCAGTTGCAAGAGGATATTTAATAGTAAAAGCTGCTAAAGAAATGGGAGCAGATAAATTTGCACATATTTCATTCCCTAGACATTTAAGTTATGAAATGTTATCTAGAAGAAGAAATATAATGAAAGAAACAGCTAAAGATTTAGGAATGGAATTTATTGATATTTCAGCACCTGATCCTGTAAGTGATGTTGGAGTAGCTGGAGCTCAACAATATATATTAGAGCAAGTTCCTAACTGGTTAAATAAATATGGTAAGAAAACAGCATTCTTTGCAACAAATGATGCTCATACAGAACCATTATTAAAAAGAATAGCTGAAGAGGGTGGATATTTTGTAGAAGCAGATATGCCTTCTCCAACAATGGGATATCCTGGAGCATTAGGAATAAAATTTGATGATTCTGAAAAAGGAAACTGGCCTAAGATTTTAGATAAAGTTGAAAAAACTGTTCTTGCAAAAGGAGCAGCAGGAAGAATGGGTACATGGGCTTATTCATATAACTTCTCTTGTGCAGTAGCTTTAGTTGATCATGCAGTAAATGTAATAGAAGGAAAATCTGAGCTTTTAGACTTTGATTCTATCATGGAAACTTTAGGTGCAGCAACTCCAGGTGCTGGATGGAATGGAAGTTACTTAACAGATAGTGACGATATAGAAAAAGAAAACTTTTTATTAATATATCAAGATACTTATGTTTTTGGAAAAGGATATCTAGGAATGACAGATGTTGAAGTTCCTGAAAAATATTTTGGTGTAAAATAA
- a CDS encoding ABC transporter permease → MKKNLINNIVPILILTLIAVVFPLSGLRVIPTIQEIVLRLSRNLFLVLSLLIPIVAGMGLNFGIVLGAMAGQIALIFITDWQIIGIQGIFLATIISIPFSVLLGILAGKILNKAKGREMITSMILGFFINGVYQLVVLYGMGNIIHITDKKLLLSRGYGVRNAVDLINVRRALDSLINLKIYNVEIPIFTLLIIVGLGFFTIWFRKTKLGQDMRAVGQDMEVARSSGINVPKTRVLAIVISTVLAGFGQIIYLQNIGTMNTYNSHEQIGMFSIAALLVGGASSSKATIFNAISGVILFHMLFIVSPNAGKNIMGSAEIGEYFRVFISYGIVALTLVLHQWRRKKEKEYKRKKEMEAIMKGELNEKSI, encoded by the coding sequence ATGAAAAAGAATTTAATAAATAATATAGTTCCTATATTAATTTTAACTTTAATAGCGGTAGTTTTTCCTTTATCTGGTCTTAGAGTAATTCCTACTATTCAAGAAATAGTTTTAAGATTATCAAGAAATCTTTTTCTAGTTTTATCTTTGCTAATTCCTATAGTAGCAGGAATGGGATTAAATTTTGGAATAGTTTTAGGTGCCATGGCAGGACAGATAGCTTTAATATTTATAACAGATTGGCAGATAATTGGAATTCAAGGAATATTTTTAGCAACTATTATTTCAATTCCTTTCTCAGTTTTACTTGGAATTTTAGCAGGTAAAATATTAAATAAAGCTAAGGGAAGAGAAATGATAACCTCTATGATATTAGGGTTTTTTATAAATGGAGTTTATCAACTTGTAGTTCTTTATGGTATGGGAAATATAATTCACATAACAGATAAAAAATTATTATTATCTAGAGGTTACGGAGTAAGAAATGCAGTTGATTTAATAAATGTTAGAAGAGCCTTAGATTCTTTGATTAATTTAAAAATATATAATGTTGAAATTCCAATCTTCACATTATTAATAATAGTAGGATTAGGATTTTTCACAATATGGTTTAGAAAAACTAAATTAGGTCAAGATATGAGAGCTGTAGGACAAGACATGGAAGTTGCTAGAAGTTCAGGAATAAATGTACCAAAGACTAGAGTGCTTGCAATAGTAATATCAACTGTTTTAGCAGGATTTGGTCAAATAATATATTTACAAAATATAGGAACAATGAATACTTATAACAGTCATGAACAAATAGGAATGTTTTCTATAGCAGCTTTACTAGTAGGAGGAGCAAGTTCTTCAAAGGCTACAATATTCAATGCTATCAGTGGAGTTATCTTATTTCATATGCTATTTATTGTATCACCAAATGCAGGAAAAAATATAATGGGATCTGCAGAGATAGGAGAATATTTTAGAGTATTTATTTCTTATGGTATTGTTGCTTTAACACTAGTGTTACATCAATGGAGAAGAAAAAAAGAAAAAGAATATAAAAGAAAAAAAGAAATGGAAGCAATTATGAAAGGAGAATTAAATGAAAAAAGTATTTAA